The sequence TTAATAAGGAATCCGGTGCGAAGCCGGAACAGCCCCGCTACTGTATGAAGGACGAATCCCTTATAAGAATCCACTGGGTAAGCCCGGGAAGGCAAGGGAGGAGGATGACTTCGAGTCAGGAGACCTGCCCTGATCAGGATCATAAGTCTTTCGGGGGGAAGCAAGTGGATCAACTTAGCTGTGGATGACAAGAACTAGGAGCAGGCTTTAGGCTACCTATTTTTATCGTCATCTTTACAGTGTGGTCACATTATCCCAGAACCGAAAACATCGGTTCTTTTTTATTGAGGCGGAAATTTCAGAGGGAAGAAAACAAATTAATTCGAAGGGGGATAGCCATGTTAAAAATCAAACAAAAGTTTCTTGGTTTAGCAATGACTTTAACCTTGGGCCTGACCTTCTTTGTCGCTCCGGCACCGGCTGAGGCAGCTATGGATACTCTAACCTTTGCCGATTCCGAGCATTTTAACATCTTAGGTGAGATCGATGACGAAGTCACGAACATCCAGGTCGTCGGCTTAGACGGCACTACCGGGATGACGGAAGAAATCGCCGATCCGGAAAACATTCAGTGGACCACCTCAGACTCTTCCGTGGTTAAGTTCCTGGACGGGACAACGGAAGTCGCCACCATCGACGACACAGATACCGTCAAAATCAAATTGCTGGACGAAGGCCGGGCCTATATCACGGTTCACTACGACGCCATGGAAATCAGCGCCTACGTGGTAGTGGAGTCGGACAGTGCCGCGACGCCCAGCATATCCGGTATTTCCGTTCAAGTGGATGCCCCCGGCACGGCAAATGACCTTTCTGTCACCAACCAAACCGTGTACCTTACGGACCTGGCTTGGCTGGCCGATCAATACAATACCCTGCAGAAAAATTGCTCGGCCCTGCACGCTTTAGCCATGGCTGGAAACACTCATTATTCCGACCCCGACTGGGCGGAAAATAACCTCACCCTTTTTAACGGCGGCGGCTATGTCTACGGCATCGGCTCCGACTTCGATTCCGGTGTGGAAGGCTGGCAGTACTATGTGGTACACTCCAACAGTTCAATGGATGTTCCCGATTATCCGGCCTCCCGTTATGAGCTGCAATCCGGCGATACCGTAGTCTGGGAGTATAAATGGCTGCATTAATTCACTGAGGCGGAAATTTCAGAGGGCAGAAAACAAATTAATTTAAAGGGGGAAAAAGTGTGTTTAAAACCAAACAAAAAATTCTCGGTTTAGTAATGAGTATGGCCCTGGGGCTGACCTTCTTTGTCGCTCCGGCGCCGGCTGCGGCGGCTACGGATATGCTGACCTTGGCCAATTCCGATCACTTTACCATTTTAGGCGAAGTGGACGACGAAGTATCCAATATCCAGGTTGTCGGTTTAGACGGCACCACCTGGATGACGGAAGAAATCGCCGATCCGGAAAACATCGAGTGGACCACCTCAGACTCTTCCGTGGTTAAGTTCCTCGACGGGACAACGGAGGTCGCCACTATTGACGACACGGATACCGTTAAAATCAAACTGCTGGACGAAGGCCGGGCCTATGTCACGGCTCACTATGACAGCATGGAAATCAGCGCCTACGTGGTAGTGGAAACAGACGGTTCTGCGACGCCCAGCATATCCGGCATTTCTGTTGTCGTAGATGCCCCGGGTACGGCAAATGACTTTACGGCTACCAATCAAACCGTGTACCTTGCCGACCTGAGCTGGCTCACGGATGACAGCAAAACCCTGCAGAAGAATTCCTCTGCTCTCCACGCTTTAGCCATGGCTGGAAACACTAACTATTCCGACCCTGACTGGGCGGAAAATAACCTCACCGTCTTCAGCGGCGGCAGCTATGTCTACGGCATCGGCAGCGACTTTGCCTCCGGCACGGACGGCTGGCAGTACCATGTGGTACACTCCAACAGCACAACGGACGTTCCCGCCTATGCCGCCTCTGTTTATGAGCTGACATCCGGTGATACCGTAGTTTGGGAATACAAAGGCTGGTAAGTTAAGCTCTTTTGCCCTCTGAAATTTTAATATAATTCTGCCGCTCAAGTCAGGAAGGGAATACCCCTTCCTGATTTAGGCGTTTAAAAAATTATCTATAAAAAGTAATTTTGGTTAAAATTACCAATTAACTGGGGGAGATAACATGAAGTTTGCCCACAAAGGGCTGAATTTGTTCTTAGTCCTTCTTTTAATAATCGGCTCCGTCTGCCTGCCGGCAGCCGCGGCCCCTTCCGGTTCGGAAGCAGGGGAGGCGGAGGCTTCTCTGACAAGTCAGAATGCCGGCCGAGTCTTAACAGTAGAGCCCAGCCGGGAAGCTTATCAAAGCGGGGAAACCCTTGTCCTGAAGGCCTATTTTGGTACAGCGGAAAACCCGGCCAACGGGGGGATTCAATGGTACTATGCTTTAGAATCCGGAGAGGAGCAGTCCTTAGAGGAGGACAGTGCCCAGCTCAGTTTTGTCGTCCCGGAAAATCCCGGAGAGAGTGAACTGGAGATCACCGTTTCCGCCCTCTGGGAAGGGGAGACCCAGCAGGCTGTTCTGCGAGTGTTGCCGGAGGAAGAAATCCCTGGGTTAAAGTCGGAGGCCCCCGAACTTATTCAGGAGAATACCGAGAACCAAGGAAATGAAGAAAACCCCGCCTTTCGGGAGCCCTTAACGCAAGAGACTCCCCAGGCTCAAGTGACTTTGGAGAGTCTTGGCGGACAAGAGCTTATCCTCTCTTCGCCGGACGAGCACAATCAGGTGCAGTTGGGCGGCACCTTGCCCTTGATAGTTCACGATCAGGCAGGCCATGAAGTAACCACCTCCTCGGCTCTGGTCTGGACCAGTCAGGTGCCGGAGATTGCTGCCGTGGGCAGCAGCGGGGCAGTCACCGGCAAGCTGGCCGGCATTGTCTATATCACCGCCGCTTTGCAAGAGAATCCGGAAGTCAGAGGCAGTCTGGCGGTTACAGTGGGAGACAGCCTCGACCCTGAGCCGGTGATTGTCGCCCGGATGCCCGCCAACAACCAGAACAACGTTTACCCGGGCTACAATCCCCGGGAAGTAAGCCTTACCTATAATCGGCCCATTGACGGCGAGGAAACGGTCGGAGCCTTTGCCCTTTATCTGAGCACCGGTTCCCTGATTAGCAGCTCCCTCCCTGTCGCCTGGGACCGGGATAATCCCAACAAACTGTCCGTCAATTTAAGTAAAACTCTTTGGAGTGAGGCCGAGCCCGGCTCTGTCACCCTGGCCTTCAACAAAACCTACCGGTTTGAGGCTGGGGCGGGAGCGGTTCCTATCGCCGGAAGCGGCAAGCAGTCCCCGGCTATTACGGGAACGGTTTCTTCTAATCCCAACGCCTGGTTTTTTAAAACAGGCAACCCCATCAGCCTTGCTCTTTCACCCAGCGGGTCCAATGCCAGGCCGGCTTCTCTGAAAGTCGGTCAGAAACTCACGCTGACGGCAACCATCAGCATTCCCAACCCTGTGCCCCCGGAAACGGAATTCCGCCTGGACTGGCAGTCGGAGAATCCTCAGGCTGTTCCTGCGGACGGGACTGAGCAGTATACTCCGTCAACCAACGCCCAAGGTCTGGTCAGCAAAATAACCGTCACCAAAGAGCTGACGGGTCAGGACCTGGGCAAGGTAAAGCTGACGGCCGCCCTCCGGGGAATGCCTGCTGTCTCCAAGGACTGGTATGTGGAAGTCCAGGCCAAGTATGATCAAAAGCTGGCCCCTCTTTGGACCTATTCTGTGCCAACGCCTTATCAGGGTTATGGCAAGCCGGCAGTGACAGCGGACGGTTCCAGCTATACTGTTTTAACTAACATCTATGACGTTAGTCAGGATGGTGATGGTAAGACCACTCAATACCTTCTGGCCCTTGACCCCGAGGGAAAGCCTAAAGAGGGCTTCACCTCCCCTACTCTCACCCAAATGTTCCCGGCTGTGATAGCCGAACAGGAGGGGCAGGAGTATGTGCTGGCTGTCCGGGAGAAAAGCCTCCTGGCTCTCGACCCGGACACCGGCTCCGTAGTCCGCCAGGTGGACCTGCCCTCCCCGATTATGGGTATGCCGGGCCTGGGGCCCCAGGGGCAGGTCTATCTAAGCTGCCGGAACAATGCCCTCTACAGCCTGGATTTGTCCGGCGGCCAGTGGACCTGGAGCTTTCCCGTGGTAGAGCCCATTGTCAATACGACCAATGGCATGCTCTATTCTTATTCCGCTCCTACGATAGATTTGGACAATCAGGTTTATCTGGTCCATGGCGATACCCTTTCCGTGCTAAAGGGCTTGAGCGGCGAGCTCCTTTGGGAATACAAAGCCCCTGCGGCCGCTTCTTTCAAGACTCAGGTTTCCGTAGACGAAGGGGGTCGGGTCTACCTGACGGACAGTGCCGATCAGATCTACTGCCTCAGTCCCCCGGACGGGGACTGGCCTGTCGGTTTAGTCTGGCGGAACAGCTCCTGCCATGATGTAATGGTCTTCCCTCCCCTGATCCTCCCCGATGGCCTGCTGGTCTCCAGTGACGGCAGACTGGCGGAGCTGGAGCTGGACACGGGAGAGCTTAAAGCCAAAAGCTACGCCATTGATTATTCCCTCTATGTTCTTTATCCCCAGACTGGACCTGATCCTCAGCTGGGAGCGGATGGGCTGATCTACACTACTAAAGGAATCTATGATTCCGACGGAACAGTGGTAGCCTATTATGCCGAGGCTAACCCGGCCTTTCCTACCTATGGTTACAGTATGTTTAAGTTGTCGGAAGACGGTACCTTGTACAGAGCCGTCGCGGACGCGTCGACTTACTATGCTCTGGAGAGGGCACGGCTTTACGATGTAACGGGAGCCGTTCCTGTTCGGCTGGTGAGCGGTCAGTCCCAGCTGACCCTCTATTCCGGGGAGACCGGGCGGATACAGACCCAGGTCCTGGACGGGGAAGGGGTCAGTCTCCCCGGTGTGACTCTGGAGTGGTCCAGTGCCGATTCCCAGGTAGCCTCGGTGAGCAGCGACGGGTTGATCACCGCCGCCCAGCGGGGAGCGGATCAGGAGCCAGTCACTACCGCTATAACGGTTAAGGTCAAGGACAGCACGGACCCTGCCCTCAGCCAGACCATTGAGGTCACGGTGCTCCCCCAAGCTGTTCCCGCAAGTATGGTTTTTGTCTTTGACGAAAATGTCTACACCGGCCGGACAGTGAGCGATTATGAGCCGGTGGGGGAAACCTTGTCCGAAGTCCAGGGGGAGGCCTTCCGGCCCATCCGGGTCTTTGTGGCGGACCAAAGCGGCTTCTTTGTGCCCAAGGAATTAATTAATTGGGAGCTGATCAAGGACGGGGATGAAACGGGAAACGTGGCCATGCTCAATTACCAGGGTGGCAGCGGCGATATGAATATCCGCTACAACGCCAACCTGACGGGCACGGCCCTGGGCACCCTTACCCTGAAAGCCAGTCTGATCAGCAATCCGGAGATTTACTGTAGGGTGAAGCTGGAGGTTCTGCCCGCCCCCTATGAGATTCTCTGGCAGATTCCCATCGGCGGCTCCTACGGCAAAAAAGTGGCTCAGTTGGCGGCGGGTCGTAACGGGGAGATCTTTTCCGTCAGCCAGAACCAGCTCCAGGCCGTGCGTCAGAGTGACGGAGCGCTTTTATGGACGGCCGATCCCGGCAGTTATTATGGAATCACCCTCAGTGCTCCTCAAGTGGACGAAGAGGGCAACGTCTTTCTTTATGCCTCCAATACCACGGCGGTTGTGGCTGTGGAGGGAACGAGCGGCCAGACTCTGTGGGGCTTCACGGCCCCGGGCAGCGACCCGGTGACCCGGCTGGTTTTGACCGAAGACAGGGTTCTGGCCCTCGCCCAAAGCGGACGGATCTATGAGCTGGACAAAGGGAAAGGCAGCCTGCTCCGGAGTCAGCCCTTTGCCGCCGGCGGGGAGGTCAGCGGCCTGGCTGCTGTCGGAGATAAGGTCTTCTACAGCCTGGGAGCGGAGGTTTACGAGATCGGTGACAATGGGGAAGGGCGTACGCTCTACAGTCAGAGCGGGTCGGTTCTGAAGCTGGAAGGCAGCTCACCTCAGGGAGCTTTAATCCTGCAGGAGCAGAAAGGCAGCCAGGTCAGTCTGCTTTCTCTGGACCCCGCTCAGGAAGACCCTCTGGAATGGACTTATCCCCTGGCTGAAGCGGTGACGGTCACCATCGCTGAAGATGGGATGATCTACGCCGTGTCCGCTCCTGCCGACAGGGAAGAGAAGCACCTCTACTTCCTCCGGTCCGACGGGACCCCTCAGGCCGACGGGGTGTTTCAGGCTGAGGACTGGGGGGACGGGGATCAGGGGCTCTACACCCCTGTTGCCGGCGGCGATGGCCGGCTGTACATTCCCCTGGTCGGCCTCTATGTCTTTAACCAGGATCTGAGCTGTGAAAAAGGGGATATCCTGACTCCTCTCTGGAAGGCGGAGATCAAGGATGAGTTTTCTGAGTGTATTCCCCGTTCCATGGCTGTCAGCGGCGAGGGCGTGGTCTATCTTTCCATGGGCGAAATGGGTTTGCTGGCCCTCCGGGGTACGGACCTTGCCGGCGGCGAGGGCCTGGAGCTGAAGGTCAGCCATGAGGCCCTGAAACCGGGCAGGCTGCAGGAGCTGAAGATTAAACTGATTAATCACGAAGGGGAGGCCTGCTCCCTGCGCCTGACCGTTACCCTCCTGGAAGGGGCGGAAGGGGAGCAGGTGCTCAGCTATTCCTCCCTTACGGATAGCCTGGACTCAGGGGCGGTTAAGGAATACCCGGGCAGCGTGAGGATTCCGGGGAGCGGGAGCTTCCGGATTAAAATTCAGGCAGCGGTGCCGGATCAGCCGGAAGCCCGGCAAACGATCCTGCTGCCGGTTCAGGCTCAGTGAGGAGGAGAAGCATGGTGATACAAATGAAAAAAATTCGGGCGGTTCTGGCCTGGTTTATGGTTCTTACCCTCCTGTGGAGCGTCCTGCCCGCCTCTGCCCTGGCGGCAGAGGGGGATATAAGCCCCGACTGGCTCCGCTCCTACTATAAGAATGTGGCGGATACTTACAGAAATGATGATCTGCCCACAGTGGACCGTCAGGGTCAGGTCTATACCGTGGATTCCCAGGGTTACATCTATTGCATCACCCCGGAGCGAACCCTGAAGTGGAAGGCGGACCTGGGACAGGCCGGGGCCTATTATGCCCTGGGCGGGGTCGGTCCGGTCATTGACGGGCAGGGGATCTGCTATATGGCTTCGGGGGACGGCCGGGTCTATGCCATTAACTCGGCAGGCCAGGTCCTCTGGACTGCGGCCATGGAGGGACAGGAGACAGTGGCCCCGGGAACGTCTCCCGCCTTATCCGCCGCCGGCGACACCCTCTATGTGGTCTCTGACAGGAGTCTCTATGCCCTGAACACGGCCGACGGCAGCCGGGCCTGGATGGCTTCCATCTCCCGGGGACTGAATACGCCGGTGGTTTCCCCTAAAGATGGGGTGATCTATGTAGCCGGCACCTCGGCTCTCAATGCCGTAAAACCCGACGGCACCCGGCTGTGGGTGAAGGTTCTCAATGACCTGCCGGATATCGAAGGCCGGGGGGATTACCCCATCTATGTGGGAAAAACCAACGAGCGGAACTCTCCTGAAAAGCGGATGGCCGTGGATGAAGAGGGAAGCGTCTACTTTATATCCTTAAATAACACTAAAAGCGCTTTGGGAAAGGTTCTGACTCAGAACAGACTCTGGGCCTTTAGTTCGGAGGGCGCTGTTAAGTGGTACCGGGATATCGACACGGTGGTCAGTTCCCCGGCTTATTACCAGGGGACGGTGTATTACCGGACCGCCCGCAACGAGGTCTATGCCCTCGGGTCGGCAAGGGGCGATCTCAAATGGAGCTATCAGGCCCCGGAAACCATGCCGGTTGCCACTCATGTAGACTTCAGGTCCGCTCCGGCCATTGGGCCGGACGGCACCCTCTATGTGCCGGTTTACGACAAGATCTACGCTTTTGCGGATGAGGGCGGGAGTGCCCGGCTGAAGTGGAAATCCCAGCCTGCCCAAGGGGATATCTACCTCAGCGCAGTGGCCGGCCCCGGACCTCAGGGGGAGCTCTATGCTCTGGTAGGGGGCGGGAGCTTTCTGGCCCGCTTCACGGACCCTGAGTTTACCCCCGTCCCCTGGCGGCTGGAAACAGAAGCCCCCCAGTGCCTCTTGTTTCCCGGGGGCAGCTATCAGATCCCCGTCTATCTCCTGGACACCTATGACCGGCGGCTGTCCTTAAGCAGTCTCAGCTGGACCAGCAGTGATCCTGCCGTCGTCGGGGCGGAGGAAGGGCTGT comes from Desulfosporosinus meridiei DSM 13257 and encodes:
- a CDS encoding DUF4430 domain-containing protein; translated protein: MLKIKQKFLGLAMTLTLGLTFFVAPAPAEAAMDTLTFADSEHFNILGEIDDEVTNIQVVGLDGTTGMTEEIADPENIQWTTSDSSVVKFLDGTTEVATIDDTDTVKIKLLDEGRAYITVHYDAMEISAYVVVESDSAATPSISGISVQVDAPGTANDLSVTNQTVYLTDLAWLADQYNTLQKNCSALHALAMAGNTHYSDPDWAENNLTLFNGGGYVYGIGSDFDSGVEGWQYYVVHSNSSMDVPDYPASRYELQSGDTVVWEYKWLH
- a CDS encoding PQQ-binding-like beta-propeller repeat protein; this encodes MKFAHKGLNLFLVLLLIIGSVCLPAAAAPSGSEAGEAEASLTSQNAGRVLTVEPSREAYQSGETLVLKAYFGTAENPANGGIQWYYALESGEEQSLEEDSAQLSFVVPENPGESELEITVSALWEGETQQAVLRVLPEEEIPGLKSEAPELIQENTENQGNEENPAFREPLTQETPQAQVTLESLGGQELILSSPDEHNQVQLGGTLPLIVHDQAGHEVTTSSALVWTSQVPEIAAVGSSGAVTGKLAGIVYITAALQENPEVRGSLAVTVGDSLDPEPVIVARMPANNQNNVYPGYNPREVSLTYNRPIDGEETVGAFALYLSTGSLISSSLPVAWDRDNPNKLSVNLSKTLWSEAEPGSVTLAFNKTYRFEAGAGAVPIAGSGKQSPAITGTVSSNPNAWFFKTGNPISLALSPSGSNARPASLKVGQKLTLTATISIPNPVPPETEFRLDWQSENPQAVPADGTEQYTPSTNAQGLVSKITVTKELTGQDLGKVKLTAALRGMPAVSKDWYVEVQAKYDQKLAPLWTYSVPTPYQGYGKPAVTADGSSYTVLTNIYDVSQDGDGKTTQYLLALDPEGKPKEGFTSPTLTQMFPAVIAEQEGQEYVLAVREKSLLALDPDTGSVVRQVDLPSPIMGMPGLGPQGQVYLSCRNNALYSLDLSGGQWTWSFPVVEPIVNTTNGMLYSYSAPTIDLDNQVYLVHGDTLSVLKGLSGELLWEYKAPAAASFKTQVSVDEGGRVYLTDSADQIYCLSPPDGDWPVGLVWRNSSCHDVMVFPPLILPDGLLVSSDGRLAELELDTGELKAKSYAIDYSLYVLYPQTGPDPQLGADGLIYTTKGIYDSDGTVVAYYAEANPAFPTYGYSMFKLSEDGTLYRAVADASTYYALERARLYDVTGAVPVRLVSGQSQLTLYSGETGRIQTQVLDGEGVSLPGVTLEWSSADSQVASVSSDGLITAAQRGADQEPVTTAITVKVKDSTDPALSQTIEVTVLPQAVPASMVFVFDENVYTGRTVSDYEPVGETLSEVQGEAFRPIRVFVADQSGFFVPKELINWELIKDGDETGNVAMLNYQGGSGDMNIRYNANLTGTALGTLTLKASLISNPEIYCRVKLEVLPAPYEILWQIPIGGSYGKKVAQLAAGRNGEIFSVSQNQLQAVRQSDGALLWTADPGSYYGITLSAPQVDEEGNVFLYASNTTAVVAVEGTSGQTLWGFTAPGSDPVTRLVLTEDRVLALAQSGRIYELDKGKGSLLRSQPFAAGGEVSGLAAVGDKVFYSLGAEVYEIGDNGEGRTLYSQSGSVLKLEGSSPQGALILQEQKGSQVSLLSLDPAQEDPLEWTYPLAEAVTVTIAEDGMIYAVSAPADREEKHLYFLRSDGTPQADGVFQAEDWGDGDQGLYTPVAGGDGRLYIPLVGLYVFNQDLSCEKGDILTPLWKAEIKDEFSECIPRSMAVSGEGVVYLSMGEMGLLALRGTDLAGGEGLELKVSHEALKPGRLQELKIKLINHEGEACSLRLTVTLLEGAEGEQVLSYSSLTDSLDSGAVKEYPGSVRIPGSGSFRIKIQAAVPDQPEARQTILLPVQAQ